The sequence below is a genomic window from Nicotiana tomentosiformis chromosome 6, ASM39032v3, whole genome shotgun sequence.
TACCCGTACCCTCATTGAGTTGTACTAACTCATCCCCCTCTTGTGTGTGCACCTCAGGTTCCACAGAGGCTGGTCCCTCCAATTGCAGAATAGTATTCCCTTCAGATTCTAAATGTACCTCAGTAGTAGTTGTTGGTCCCTCAAAATCCAGGGTAGTATCAGTTGCTGGTTGAATAGAATAAGGTGTTGTGTCACATTCACCTGTTTCAATTTCATTAGAATTTAGCATAGTAGTCGATTCAGGTACCAACGACATGGACATTGAAGATTCATACAACCGATTCCAACTTTCTAGGaattgaggcatagttgttgttattgtagttGATTGATCAGGTACCAATTGCACCTGATTGTTCCCCATACCATAACCCCTGGAACCAGTTAGTAGTTCAAGAAAACTTGTAGCCTTGACTTCAGATTCCATAAATGCAATATTATGCTCCTCATTAACAGCAAAAGAACAACCTTCTTCTTCTTGATCTTGTGTCTGGATCTTCTCCAATAGTGTGTCACAACCCATATTTTCATCCGATCTAACCATTATTTCAGGCACATTAAATTCTTGCATCGCGTTCTCAAAGTCAGCGATCATAGATtcttgaaattgagaaaaagtaGTTAGCCCCAACGACGAACCATTCTCTACACCAGTAGCCTCGTGACTTTGCACCTTAGATTCCTCCATTGGTTCTtcaacataatagataggagtgATCATCTCAGTATATTCCTGATCCATCAAAGGCTTAACCGAATTTATCCCAACAGTTTCCACCATTAATGGTTCAACAGATTCTACTATTGCTTTCTCAACAAAATAGTCCTGATCCATCAATGGCTGATCAACATAATTATTTATATCAGAAGTCACCTCAGTATCCACCTTCCTTGTTCAGAACATGACTCCATAGTAGTTGTCACATTACTAGTCTGACTAAAATTACAAGTAGTACTTCTTTTGGGCAACTTTTTTATGGCACAAATAACATAATCTTTACGCTCAGAATTACTGAACTTATTAAGAATAGGATCAGACAACACATATTCCTTCATTAGCCACTTACCATCATTATAATCATCAGAATTAATACACTTAGTATTATTCTTCTCAGTATAACACATACTCTTCATTCGTCCAATAATCAAATCTCTTTTCCTCTCATCACAACTCTTTATAGTAACAGCTCTTCCCTTATCTTGTTGTTTCCAAGTTCCACCTCTTTTTCCTACAATCCTACTAAACCTTCCCTTGTTCTTCTTCCTTGGTGTAATAAAGTAACGGTAAATACTTGTGTCCCAATTATCTTCTACTCCTCCAGTAGAATGGCCATGGCTGTAAGTTACCCAAGGTTCTTGTTTGTAAACATCATACATTGCAATGAAACCATTGTCATGCAATTCTTGCTTAGCAACAAACCTTAAAAGAAATTTCACTAACTCTGAATCCGTCGGTCGAAATCGATACCCTTCTCCAAGATTATCTAACTCCATCATATTCATTGTTTCTTGAATATGAAGATGAAAAAAACGCAGCGGCCGAGACTAGAGAGTTTTGAGTGATAAAATAGGGCTATATATATGACTTAGGAGTTTAGATACTTTGTATTTATAGATTAAAAAGTTGATTATGATCAACGGCAATGAGTTCGATTTTAGGGAAGTACGTGAAGCCCAAgtatattcaacaaattttaccTGAAATCCCTGCCTTTGTAGGAAACCAAACGTGTAACAATTTAGGAAACTTTCTTCTAACTGTCGAAattgtaaaatattttaaaaaaaggaaCTGTTAATATATGGAAACATGggagttaaataataaaaacaatgtACACTATTTATTCATTTAGCATGTAGTAATCTTTCAAAGAAACAAAAGAGTTAAAAGAATTTTcaaattaatatatttttgtCAATCTTACCGTGAAatatatgttatttttgtgtattcttgagtttttttatttttatagaatttaatgtttatattttattttaaaacgtAACAGAAATTGTTAATATGTAGAAATTGTTCgtagtaaaataaaaaaaagtgttAATATGTGGGAACTTAGCAGATTTTTTCTTTAAGCAATAAATATTTACTTAAACAACCAAGTCAAAACAGAGTTACGTTATGAAAAATCCTTGTTCTTTAAATGAGAAGcatcaaaacaaaaaataaaagctAAACATGAAGGATAGAAATCCCAAGTTACACGAGTTACATACGATAAAGCTATACGAGCAAGAGAGACAGTCACTTTATTAACATTCCGCCTAGTCCATGGAAGGACAAATCATTGAATTAattcttcaaacacaaacaaTCCCCAGTAATTTGTCTGAACGTGGAAACTTAGGAGTTAAATAATAGAAACGATGTACTCTATTTATTCATTTATTCAGTTAGATAATAGAAACGATCTTTAAAAAAAAACCAATGTTAAAACTTCCAAAAATATGTTATTTTTACGTATGACATTCTCTTtggctttttaaaaaaaaatagaatttgatatttttatttattttaaaaggcATATACTAAAATAATATTGGCAGAATACATAGACAGACATTTTAATTATCCCAGAAATTCCACTTGAACATCTCAACTAAGCCATTTACCAACAGAACACTTTAACTCTATCTTTACTGTACCATTTTAACACATCCGACTGACATGGCAAATAACGTGAGCATCACTGCTGTTGAGCGCGTGAACATTAAAAATATGCTGACAAAAACTATTTCAACGGTAAAATACAAACGGTAAAAATATACCCCTTCCCTATTATATAAACCCTTATCCCTTTTTACTTTGTCTCTTAAATCCAGCCATATTTCTTCACCCTTTTCTTGATTTTTTGGTTTAAAAATTCTACTCTTCTCTCCAAATTGAAAGTAGTCTCGCCTGAGTGTTCAGATTTTGGCTTAATCTCTCAATTTTGTGGATAATGTCTCTCACACCAAGAATCGATTCATGTCGGTGTGATCATGAATGTCAATTAAAAACTTCATGGTCTCCATCTAATCCTTGAAGGAGGTTCTATGGATGCAAAATTGAAAAGGTAAGTGTTAATTAActacaattaattatttttactatgtTGTCCCCGATTTTAGTTTGaatcaatttcttttttttttgaaggaCAAAGGTGGATATAAGTATTTTAGGTAGGTTAATGACGAGTTTCCTAGAAAAATGAATAGGGCTATTTGGGGTTTATTGAACAGGGTCAAAGCTTTTGAAGAAGAAAGGGCTCGAGCAAGAATATGGAGGAAGAAATTGGCTTCTGTTATAGTAATAATGCTAAATATCTGGGTTTGCTATTGTGCCTTCGATCGTTGAAGTTGTTGTGGTTCTGCATGTGGTTGGAGTAGAAGCGTTTTGATGAAATTATGTCATCTATGTCTTAGCTCTTGTATTTTGCGTTTGTAATGGTGGTTGATATATTTTGGATGTGTCTTAACTTGTAGTTTGTGTCAATGTAATTGTGGTCTGTAGCCTTATTTcaatgaattgaagaaattttctGCCATTTTTTTATGTACTGGTTCAAATATGGAATTCGAAGTGATAACATGTTGAAGTTGTAATTGAACTCAACTGATAAGTACTTAACAAACATCCATCGCAGCCTACCATCTTCTAGATTTACCAAGCACATACAgtccaacttatgagccatatcTTATGTTCATTTGAAGAAAAAGCACAACAATTGCATTCACAACTGTTGCAAAGGTTGTTGAGGCTGCCAACTGATGTTATAAAAGCAACAAATAACACAAATTTTGAGGCTACCAATAACATTTAAATTGCATTTACAACTAAAGTATTATACAACACCAGTCATATTTCCAAATGTTGAATAGAAATGCAACAAAGCTTGAATATAACTTCTTAAAATAGTGTCAACTAGTGACCCAAAAAAGACAGAATAAATAATCCAAGTCTGGATACTTAGCAAAATACATGAACTCAAAATAGCATAATCCTAACACAACTACATTCTTGAGGATGCTCTTTTGCATTATGGTGCTGGAGAGGCTGGACTTGCAACTGAAGAGGTAGTTGATGAAGATCCAATTTGGTTTCTCCTGTTTGCACTTAGTTGTTGTAGCTGGGAAGTAGTAATAGTATTTCTGCCTTTAAACTTAAGCCCAGAAGATTTAAAATCAAGATCAATATTGACTGCATTAGTATCCTTCACAACCTTAGTCCCATTTGATTGCTCTTTTAACCCCAACAGTAAGTTTTCTAGGAGCAGTTGCTGGAGGTGCATTTAGAATGCACCCATGCCAAATCTAGTATTGCTTCCCCTTCCTCTGCCACTGCTTGTATTAGTTGCACTAGATTCTTGAGTTGCTTGACTTTCTTAGTTTTCTTGAGTTGCTTGAGTtgactctaacatagaggtcaatggcattattacctttccttcatgaatcaagtgccctcacgcaataaaagagagtagttccacacacattaacatttaagaacaattaggaacttaagataggaagaattcactcactctccgaaataacattcatatgccacaaaagatgcaccataggcttgcccgtagtgtactactctactaatcgagatcattcagtctaagatcaagtatgactttaattgattgtaatgtaggctacgggtcgggtaggatatatttggatataagagtgactacacctcgcTAAGCACTTTagtacatatactttaacattcaaacccccatacttatgtcaaaccaatcttcaccttcacatcaatgtatattactccatacttcttttaagcacaattacatcaagagtcaccactatcaaggaatatt
It includes:
- the LOC138894683 gene encoding NAC domain-containing protein JA2L-like, which codes for MNMMELDNLGEGYRFRPTDSELVKFLLRFVAKQELHDNGFIAMYDVYKQEPWVTYSHGHSTGGVEDNWDTSIYRYFITPRKKNKGRFSRIVGKRGGTWKQQDKGRAVTIKSCDERKRDLIIGRMKSMCYTEKNNTKCINSDDYNDGKWLMKEYVLSDPILNKFSNSERKDYVICAIKKLPKRSTTCNFSQTSNVTTTMESCSEQGRWILR